Proteins from a single region of Rhinatrema bivittatum chromosome 13, aRhiBiv1.1, whole genome shotgun sequence:
- the TMEM109 gene encoding transmembrane protein 109, with protein sequence MKMTPLCLPSFSACRLLLRMIAAAVLTCAILHVPGVPAQHTGSQKREAERPGDFMAQVAHAVREALEGLLGKEITEQITTTISSLFWILCSGVSTALLTLSGLLQQLLKVLGVEGDHVTGFLELSPSQVQYILLWGIAALIGYWILSFLLGLVFSFLARIMWLIKISVFLLAFFYILMMVPDTNLRVLLLLGLVSAYAVLRRLGSGGPRYDAHVENKLWNLERQVERLHQKQRRAEKLGKSYDEE encoded by the exons ATGAAGATGACGCCGCTCTGCCTGCCCTCTTTCTCGGCCTGTCGGCTCCTGCTCCGCATGATCGCTGCTGCCGTACTTACCTGTGCCATCCTGCATGTCCCCGGGGTGCCGGCGCAGCACACGGGGTCTCAAAAGAGAGAGGCCGAGAGGCCTGGGGACTTCATGGCCCAGGTGGCCCACGCAGTGAGGGAAGCCCTGGAGGGGCTGCTGGGGAAGGAGATCACGGAGCAGATAACCACA ACCATCTCCAGCCTGTTCTGGATTCTCTGCTCGGGAGTCTCCACGGCGCTGCTCACCCTCTCAGGACTTCTCCAGCAGTTGCTGAAGGTGCTTGGAGTTGAGG GTGACCATGTCACAGGTTTTCTGGAACTGTCCCCAAGCCAGGTGCAGTACATCCTTCTCTGGGGAATAGCTGCCCTCATTGGCTACTGGATCCTGTCTTTTCTGCTGGGCTTGGTCTTCTCCTTCCTGGCTCGAATCATGTGGCTGATAAAGATCTCGGTTTTCCTGCTGGCCTTCTTCTACATCCTCATGATGGTTCCAGACACCAACCTccgtgtcctgctgctgctgggcctggTTAGCGCCTACGCCGTCCTTAGGCGGCTGGGCTCAGGGGGCCCTCGGTATGATGCCCACGTGGAGAACAAGCTGTGGAACCTGGAGAGGCAGGTGGAGAGGCTGCACCAAAAGCAGAGGCGGGCTGAGAAGCTAGGGAAGAGCTACGATGAGGAGTGA